DNA sequence from the Raineyella sp. LH-20 genome:
GTCGCCGTACGTCTCGAGTGGGTGGGTCGTCGGGCGATCGGTAGGCTGAGGGGGTGAAGCAGCCGCAGTCAGTCCTGGTCATCGGCTCCGGTGGCCGCGAGCACGCCCTCGCCCTGGCCATCAGTCGTGACCCCGCCGTGTCGCGGGTCCACGTGGCGCCGGGCAACCCGGGCACCTCGGTGTTCGCCGTCAACCACCCGGTCGACCAGAACGATCCGGCGGCCGTGGCCGCCCTTGCCGCCGAGCTGGGAGTCGACCTGGTGGTCGTCGGGCCGGAGGCACCGCTGGTCGCCGGTGTCGCCGATGCCGTACGGGCCGCGGGGATCCCCTGCTTCGGGCCCTCGAAGGACGCGGCCCGGCTCGAGGGGTCGAAGGCCTTCGCCAAGGAGGTGATGGCTGCCGCCGGTGTCCCGACGGCTGCCGCCCGGGTGTGCACCACGGCCGAGGAGGCCGCTGCTGCGCTGGACGAGTTCGGTGCCCCTTACGTCGTGAAGGACGACGGCCTTGCCGCGGGTAAGGGTGTCGTGGTCACCTCCGACCGCGACGCGGCCCTGGCGCACGCGGTGGCCTGCGGGCGGGTCGTCATCGAGGAGTACCTGGATGGCCCCGAGGTCAGTCTGTTCGCCATCTGTGACGGCACCACCGTGCTGCCGTTCGACCCGGCCCAGGACTTCAAGCGGGTCGGCGACGACGACCGCGGCCCGAACACCGGCGGGATGGGTGCGTACACTCCGCTGCCGTGGGCGCCGACCGACATCAAGCAGCAGGTCGTCGACACCGTCATCCAGCCGACCGTCGACGAGATGGCCCGCCGCGGCACACCGTTCGTCGGTCTGCTCTACGCCGGGCTGGCGCTCACCTCGAAGGGTCTGCGAGTCGTCGAGTTCAACGTACGGTTCGGCGATCCGGAGACCCAGCCGCTGCTGGCCCGGCTCAGCTCCCCGCTCGGCCAGGTGCTGCACGCCGCCGCCACCGGCGCGCTCGATCCGGCGGCGCCGCTGGAGTTCGGGTCCGGCTTCGCGGTCGGCGTGGTGCTGGCCGCCGACGGCTACCCGGAGGCCCCCCGCAAGGGCGACGTGATCATCGGGGTGACCCCCGACACCAGTGGCGTGATCCAGGCCGGGACCGCGCTCGACGGGCAGGGCCGGCTGGTGTCGGCCGGCGGCCGGGTGCTCACCGTCGTCGGCACCGGCGACTCGCTGGCCGAGGCCCGGGCCCGTGCCTACCACCGACTGGCGGACGTCCATCTGCCTGGCGGCTTCTTCCGCACCGACATCGCGCTGCGGGCGGCCCGCGGCGAGGTCTCCTACTGAGCCCCTGGCCCCGCCGGGCCGCCCCCCGCCGCCGCCCCCACCGCCGTCCGTCGAAAGGATCACTGTGACCGTCCCCAACGTCCTCGCCACCCGCTACGCCAGCGAGCAGATGCGCCGCATCTGGTCGCCGGAGAACAAGATCATCGCCGAACGACGGCTGTGGATCACCGTCCTGGAGGCGCAGCGCGACCTGGGCGTGGACTTCGGCGGTGACGACCCCGACACCGTGATCGAGGCCTATCGGGCGGTGATCGACCAGGTCGACCTCGACTCGATCAACGCCCGTGAGAAGGTCACCCGCCACGACGTCAAGGCGCGGATCGAGGAGTTCTGCGCGCTGGCCGGCTACGAGCACATCCACAAGGGGATGACTTCGCGCGACCTGACCGAGAACGTCGAGCAGTGGCAGACCCGTGAGGCGCTGGGCGTGATCCGGGACCGGATCGTCGCCGCCCTGGCGCAACTCGGCCGGCTGGCCGCCCAGTACGCCGAGCAGCCGATCGCCGGGCGTTCGCACAACGTCGCCGCCCAGATCACCACTCTGGGCAAGCGGTTCGCCACCGGCGCCGACGAACTGCTGGTGGCGTACGCCCGGGTCGAGGAGGTGCTCACCCACTTCCCGCTGCGCGGCATCAAGGGCCCGGTCGGCACCAGCCAGGACATGCTCGACCTGCTCGACGGTGACGCGGCCAAGCTCGACGAGCTCGAGGCTCGGGTCGCGTCCGGGTTGGGCTTCGAGGCCCTGCTCACGTCCACCGGCCAGGTCTACCCGCGGTCCCTCGACTTCGACGTCGTGTCGGCGCTGGTCCAGGTCGCCGCCGGACCGTCCGACGTGGCCACCGCGATCCGCCTGATGGCCGGCAACGAGCTGGTCACCGAGGGGTTCAAGCCGGGCCAGGTCGGTTCCTCGGCGATGCCGCACAAGATGAACACTCGGTCCTGCGAGCGGGTCAACGGCATGGCGGTGATCCTCAAGGGCTACCTGACGATGATCGCCGATGTCGCCGGCAACCAGTGGAACGAGGGCGATGTCTCCTGCTCGGTGGTTCGCCGGGTCGTGCTGCCGGACGCGTTCTACTGCCTCGACGGACTGTTCGAGACCTTCCTCACCGTGCTGCACGACTTCGGTGCCTTCCC
Encoded proteins:
- the purD gene encoding phosphoribosylamine--glycine ligase codes for the protein MKQPQSVLVIGSGGREHALALAISRDPAVSRVHVAPGNPGTSVFAVNHPVDQNDPAAVAALAAELGVDLVVVGPEAPLVAGVADAVRAAGIPCFGPSKDAARLEGSKAFAKEVMAAAGVPTAAARVCTTAEEAAAALDEFGAPYVVKDDGLAAGKGVVVTSDRDAALAHAVACGRVVIEEYLDGPEVSLFAICDGTTVLPFDPAQDFKRVGDDDRGPNTGGMGAYTPLPWAPTDIKQQVVDTVIQPTVDEMARRGTPFVGLLYAGLALTSKGLRVVEFNVRFGDPETQPLLARLSSPLGQVLHAAATGALDPAAPLEFGSGFAVGVVLAADGYPEAPRKGDVIIGVTPDTSGVIQAGTALDGQGRLVSAGGRVLTVVGTGDSLAEARARAYHRLADVHLPGGFFRTDIALRAARGEVSY
- the purB gene encoding adenylosuccinate lyase: MTVPNVLATRYASEQMRRIWSPENKIIAERRLWITVLEAQRDLGVDFGGDDPDTVIEAYRAVIDQVDLDSINAREKVTRHDVKARIEEFCALAGYEHIHKGMTSRDLTENVEQWQTREALGVIRDRIVAALAQLGRLAAQYAEQPIAGRSHNVAAQITTLGKRFATGADELLVAYARVEEVLTHFPLRGIKGPVGTSQDMLDLLDGDAAKLDELEARVASGLGFEALLTSTGQVYPRSLDFDVVSALVQVAAGPSDVATAIRLMAGNELVTEGFKPGQVGSSAMPHKMNTRSCERVNGMAVILKGYLTMIADVAGNQWNEGDVSCSVVRRVVLPDAFYCLDGLFETFLTVLHDFGAFPAVIEAELQRYLPFLTTTKVLMAAVRKGVGREHAHEAIKENAVAVALEMRETGRKDNDLFDRLASDSRLGLSREELAGLVTDPLDLTGTARQQVTRIAERIQTILDVHPDAAAYVPGSVL